A window from Thermoanaerobaculales bacterium encodes these proteins:
- a CDS encoding cellulase family glycosylhydrolase — MRALAAALAAAVFAAACAGRVEAPPREFVAVQGTNLIRKGEPYSFVGANFWYGCNLAALAEGGDRDRLRRELDLLHSLGIDNLRVMGASEGVGQPNTVWPPIQPELGRCDERLLDGLDFLLAEMARRDMLAVVVLNNYWEWSGGMAQYLSWVEGVPVPNPFFAENSWDQFMNFSARFYSHAGANAAFRRYVETLVHRKNRYTGLRYRDDPTIMAWQLANEPRPGRGRPGWGNREVFVSWIGATADFIRSLDPNHLISVGSEGLRGSLGRPEIYLAIHRFPNVDYLTVHLWVLNWSWYDPLRHDATYPEAERLAIDYIDQHIVFAEQLSKPLVMDEFGIPRDLHSYSPAAPTTVRDHYYRTVLGHLAANAAAGGPVAGSNFWTWGGHGAAADTDQFVWRHGDSFTGDPPQEPQGRNSVFAADASTLAVLERKAARMRAVR; from the coding sequence ATGCGCGCCCTCGCGGCTGCACTCGCCGCCGCGGTCTTCGCTGCCGCCTGTGCCGGGCGGGTCGAAGCGCCGCCGCGCGAGTTCGTCGCGGTTCAGGGGACGAATCTCATCAGGAAAGGTGAGCCCTACTCCTTCGTCGGCGCCAACTTCTGGTACGGCTGCAACCTGGCGGCGCTGGCCGAGGGCGGCGACCGCGACCGGCTGCGCCGCGAGCTCGATCTGCTGCACTCGCTCGGCATCGACAACTTGCGGGTGATGGGCGCCTCCGAGGGCGTCGGCCAGCCCAACACGGTGTGGCCGCCGATCCAGCCCGAGCTCGGGCGCTGCGACGAGCGGCTGCTCGACGGGCTCGACTTCCTGCTCGCCGAGATGGCCCGCCGCGACATGCTGGCGGTGGTCGTCCTCAACAACTACTGGGAGTGGTCGGGCGGCATGGCCCAGTACCTGTCGTGGGTCGAGGGCGTGCCGGTACCCAACCCGTTCTTCGCCGAGAACTCGTGGGACCAGTTCATGAACTTCTCGGCCCGCTTCTACAGCCACGCCGGCGCCAACGCCGCCTTTCGCCGCTACGTCGAGACGCTGGTCCACCGCAAGAACCGCTACACCGGGCTGCGCTACCGGGACGACCCGACGATCATGGCCTGGCAGCTCGCCAACGAGCCGCGGCCCGGCCGCGGCCGGCCGGGATGGGGCAACCGCGAGGTCTTCGTGAGCTGGATCGGCGCGACCGCCGACTTCATCCGCTCGCTCGACCCGAACCACCTGATCTCGGTCGGCAGCGAGGGGCTGCGCGGCAGCCTGGGCCGACCCGAGATCTACCTCGCCATCCACCGCTTTCCGAACGTCGACTACCTGACCGTCCACCTCTGGGTCCTCAACTGGAGCTGGTACGACCCCCTGCGCCACGACGCCACCTACCCCGAGGCCGAGCGGCTGGCGATCGACTACATTGACCAGCACATTGTGTTCGCCGAGCAGCTCTCCAAGCCGCTCGTCATGGACGAGTTCGGCATCCCGCGCGACCTCCACTCGTACTCGCCGGCGGCGCCGACCACGGTGCGCGACCACTACTATCGAACCGTGCTCGGTCACCTCGCGGCGAACGCGGCGGCGGGTGGCCCGGTCGCCGGCAGCAACTTCTGGACCTGGGGCGGCCACGGCGCGGCGGCGGACACCGATCAGTTCGTGTGGCGCCACGGCGACAGCTTCACCGGCGACCCGCCGCAGGAGCCGCAGGGCCGCAACTCAGTGTTCGCGGCCGACGCATCGACGCTGGCCGTGCTCGAGCGCAAGGCCGCGCGGATGAGGGCGGTTCGTTGA
- a CDS encoding AGE family epimerase/isomerase: MDRPALRGAIARELETNLLPFWRERSLDHRRGGFIGEMANDGTVREDAQRGLILNARLLWTFSALYRELGDERDLALARRALEALETAFHDREHGGYFWRTDAEGRPLDTSKKVYGQAFCIYALAELHRATGDAAAFDAATALLGLVDRHARDPRFGGWIEARARAWSEADDLRLSDKDMDVAKSMNTHLHLLEAVTNLHRARPSAATAERLAELLAIFDRHILGPDPLDRHLRPFFDERWDVCSDSYTFGHDIEAAWLLSEAAEVLGDPPALEKATGWAIDLARTALAQGLGPDGGLAYEGRAGEVTNRDHDWWCQAEAVIGFWHAFSLTGEPAFAEASARSWSFIDRFLVDRVHGDWHWRVKADGEVDRAEPKVSEWKCPYHSVRMCLEMMRRLADAGGAAP, encoded by the coding sequence ATGGACCGACCGGCCCTTCGGGGCGCTATCGCCCGCGAGCTCGAGACCAACCTGCTGCCGTTCTGGCGCGAGCGCAGCCTCGACCACCGCCGCGGCGGTTTCATCGGCGAGATGGCGAACGACGGCACCGTTCGCGAGGATGCGCAGCGCGGGCTGATCCTCAACGCCCGCCTGCTGTGGACCTTCTCGGCGCTGTACCGCGAGCTCGGCGACGAGCGCGACCTGGCCCTGGCGCGGCGCGCGCTCGAGGCGCTCGAGACGGCCTTCCACGACCGCGAGCACGGCGGCTACTTCTGGCGGACCGATGCCGAAGGCCGCCCGCTCGACACCTCCAAGAAGGTCTACGGCCAGGCCTTCTGCATCTACGCGCTCGCCGAGCTCCACCGCGCGACCGGCGATGCGGCGGCCTTCGACGCCGCGACCGCGCTCCTCGGGCTGGTCGACCGCCACGCCCGCGACCCGCGTTTCGGCGGCTGGATCGAGGCCCGCGCCCGCGCCTGGTCCGAGGCCGACGACCTGCGGCTGTCGGACAAGGACATGGACGTCGCCAAGTCGATGAACACCCACCTCCACCTGCTGGAGGCGGTCACCAACCTTCACCGCGCGCGGCCGTCCGCAGCGACCGCCGAGCGGCTCGCCGAGCTGCTGGCCATCTTCGACCGCCACATCCTCGGCCCGGACCCGCTCGACCGGCACCTGCGCCCCTTCTTCGACGAGCGGTGGGACGTGTGCTCGGACAGCTACACATTCGGTCACGACATCGAGGCGGCGTGGCTGCTGTCGGAGGCGGCCGAGGTGCTCGGCGACCCGCCGGCGCTCGAGAAGGCGACCGGCTGGGCCATCGACCTCGCGCGGACGGCGCTCGCCCAGGGCCTGGGCCCGGATGGCGGGCTCGCCTACGAGGGGCGAGCAGGCGAGGTGACCAACCGCGACCACGACTGGTGGTGCCAGGCCGAGGCGGTCATCGGCTTCTGGCACGCCTTCTCGCTCACCGGCGAGCCGGCCTTCGCCGAGGCCTCGGCTCGCAGCTGGAGCTTCATCGACCGCTTCCTCGTCGACCGGGTCCACGGCGACTGGCACTGGCGGGTCAAGGCCGACGGCGAGGTCGACCGCGCCGAGCCCAAGGTGTCGGAGTGGAAGTGTCCCTACCACAGTGTTCGGATGTGCCTCGAGATGATGCGGCGTCTGGCCGACGCCGGTGGGGCGGCGCCATGA
- a CDS encoding glycosidase, with translation MRVQSFGERRGEIFDDYERLIARTNQPEERSNGVVQRWRHPVLTADHTPPFWRYDLDEATNPHLLERLAINAVFNPGAIFHDGKFCLMARVEGADRKSFFAVAESESGVDGFRFRDRPVVMPSTADPDVNVYDMRLVRHEDGWIYGLFCTERKDPAAPRGDLSSAVAQCGIARTHDLETWERLPDLRTPSPQQRNVVLHPELVDGRYAFYTRPQDGFIEAGSGGGIGWGLSERIDPAVIDREVIVHDRAYHTIAEVKNGLGPAPIRTSRGWLQLAHGVRNTAAGLRYVLYAFMTAIDEPWRVIHAPGGHLLAPEGEERVGDVSNVVFSCGWIDRPDGALYIYYASSDSRCHVATTTVERLVDYCRHTPPDPLRSAACVTQRLELIEHNLKLMGGER, from the coding sequence ATGAGGGTCCAGAGCTTCGGCGAGCGCAGAGGTGAGATCTTCGACGACTACGAGCGGCTGATCGCGCGGACGAACCAGCCGGAGGAGCGCAGCAATGGGGTGGTCCAGCGCTGGCGCCACCCGGTGCTGACCGCCGATCACACCCCGCCGTTCTGGCGCTACGACCTCGACGAGGCGACCAACCCGCACCTGCTGGAGCGGCTCGCGATCAACGCCGTGTTCAATCCCGGCGCGATCTTCCACGACGGCAAGTTCTGCCTGATGGCGCGGGTCGAGGGCGCGGACCGCAAGAGCTTCTTCGCGGTCGCCGAGAGTGAAAGCGGCGTCGACGGCTTCCGCTTCCGCGACCGGCCGGTCGTGATGCCCTCAACCGCCGACCCCGACGTCAACGTCTACGACATGCGCCTAGTCCGGCACGAAGATGGATGGATCTACGGCCTGTTCTGCACCGAGCGCAAGGACCCGGCGGCGCCCCGCGGCGACCTCTCGTCGGCGGTGGCCCAGTGCGGGATCGCGCGCACCCATGACCTTGAGACCTGGGAGCGCCTGCCCGACCTGCGGACGCCCTCGCCCCAGCAGCGCAACGTGGTCCTCCACCCCGAGCTCGTCGACGGCAGGTACGCCTTCTACACCCGACCGCAGGACGGCTTCATCGAGGCCGGTTCGGGCGGCGGCATCGGCTGGGGCCTGTCGGAGCGGATCGATCCTGCGGTCATCGACCGGGAGGTCATCGTCCACGACCGCGCCTACCACACCATCGCCGAGGTCAAGAACGGGCTCGGCCCGGCGCCGATCAGGACCAGCCGCGGCTGGCTGCAGCTCGCCCATGGGGTGCGCAACACTGCGGCCGGGCTGCGCTACGTGCTGTACGCCTTCATGACCGCCATCGACGAGCCATGGCGCGTCATCCACGCGCCCGGCGGCCACCTGCTCGCGCCCGAGGGCGAGGAGCGCGTCGGCGACGTCTCGAACGTGGTCTTCTCGTGCGGCTGGATCGACCGGCCGGACGGCGCCCTCTACATCTACTACGCCTCGTCGGACAGCCGCTGCCACGTCGCGACGACCACCGTCGAGCGGCTCGTCGACTACTGCCGACACACCCCACCCGACCCGCTGCGGTCGGCGGCCTGTGTCACGCAGCGGCTCGAGCTCATCGAGCACAACCTCAAGCTGATGGGAGGTGAGCGATGA
- a CDS encoding Na+:solute symporter has product MAQIGLTGLDLAIIAVYLVAVTVIGLAVRRRAARSVESYLLGDKSLPWYMLGLSNASGMFDISGTMWLVTIGFVYGLKSIWLPWLWPTFNQIFLMVYLSAWLRRSNVTTGAQWIETRFGTGIGARLSHMVVVIFALIGGLGFLAYGFVGLGKFVEIFIPWEVVQPWIGITVSPEHVPHLYGIVFTLVAVAYTVLGGMRSIVLADVLQYTIMTVSAVVVAVIAMTALAANPLVVPDGWMSPWFGWNLDLDWSGIIAEVNQKIASDQFSLFTIFFMMMVFKGILVSAAGPAPNYDMQKILATRSPREAAKMSGFVSLVLSPSRYLMIAGFMVLGLLFYDRLDLVVGGQIDFEQILPSAINEFVPAGLTGLLLAGLAAAFVSTFAGTLNAAQAYVVNDLYHKYIDPKATHRRTVLINYASGLLLVVVSMVLGFYAGNVNNMLQWIVSALWGAYLSSNVLKWYWWRFNGFGYFWGMVAGIVPALVAPAIWPQMLPLYYFPHLMAISLVGCLLGTFLTAPTDQETLKTFYRTVRPWGFWGPIRRLVEAEDPAFRRNRNFKRDMFNIVVGTAWQTALVALPIYFVLMRWQAVAVTAAIVAATMVILKKTWYDRLED; this is encoded by the coding sequence ATGGCACAGATCGGACTGACGGGCCTCGACCTCGCCATCATCGCCGTGTACCTGGTGGCGGTGACCGTCATCGGCCTCGCCGTGCGCCGGCGGGCGGCGAGAAGCGTCGAGTCCTACCTGCTCGGTGACAAGAGCCTGCCCTGGTACATGCTCGGCCTGTCCAACGCTTCCGGGATGTTCGACATCTCGGGCACGATGTGGCTGGTCACCATCGGCTTCGTCTACGGCCTGAAGAGCATCTGGCTGCCCTGGCTGTGGCCGACCTTCAACCAGATCTTCCTGATGGTCTACCTGTCGGCCTGGCTGCGCCGGTCGAACGTGACCACCGGCGCCCAGTGGATCGAGACCCGGTTCGGCACCGGCATCGGCGCCCGCCTGTCGCACATGGTGGTGGTGATCTTCGCGCTCATCGGCGGCCTCGGCTTCCTCGCCTACGGCTTCGTCGGCCTGGGCAAGTTCGTCGAGATCTTCATCCCGTGGGAGGTGGTCCAGCCCTGGATCGGGATCACGGTCTCGCCCGAGCACGTGCCCCACCTGTACGGCATCGTCTTCACCCTGGTCGCGGTGGCCTACACCGTCCTCGGCGGCATGCGGTCGATCGTGCTCGCCGACGTCCTCCAGTACACCATCATGACCGTCTCGGCGGTGGTGGTGGCGGTGATCGCCATGACCGCCCTCGCCGCCAACCCGCTGGTGGTGCCCGACGGCTGGATGAGCCCGTGGTTCGGTTGGAACCTCGACCTCGACTGGAGCGGGATCATCGCCGAGGTCAACCAGAAGATCGCCTCCGACCAGTTCTCGCTGTTCACCATCTTCTTCATGATGATGGTCTTCAAGGGAATCCTGGTCAGCGCGGCCGGGCCGGCGCCCAACTACGACATGCAGAAAATCCTGGCCACCCGGTCGCCGCGCGAGGCCGCGAAGATGAGCGGCTTCGTCAGCCTGGTCCTGAGCCCGTCGCGCTACCTGATGATCGCCGGCTTCATGGTGCTCGGGCTGCTGTTCTACGACCGGCTCGACCTGGTCGTGGGCGGCCAGATCGACTTCGAGCAGATCCTGCCGTCGGCGATCAACGAGTTCGTGCCCGCCGGCCTGACCGGGCTGCTGCTCGCCGGCCTGGCGGCGGCCTTCGTCTCGACCTTCGCCGGGACCCTCAATGCGGCCCAGGCCTACGTGGTCAACGACCTCTACCACAAGTACATCGACCCCAAGGCCACCCACCGGCGCACGGTGCTGATCAACTACGCGAGCGGGCTGCTGCTGGTGGTCGTCAGCATGGTGCTCGGCTTCTATGCCGGCAACGTCAACAACATGCTGCAGTGGATCGTGTCGGCGCTGTGGGGCGCCTACCTGTCGTCCAACGTGCTCAAGTGGTACTGGTGGCGGTTCAACGGCTTCGGCTACTTCTGGGGCATGGTGGCCGGCATCGTCCCGGCGCTGGTCGCCCCGGCGATCTGGCCGCAGATGCTGCCGCTGTACTACTTCCCGCACCTGATGGCGATCTCGCTGGTCGGCTGCCTGCTCGGCACCTTCCTGACCGCGCCCACCGACCAGGAGACCCTGAAGACCTTCTACCGCACGGTGCGGCCGTGGGGCTTCTGGGGACCGATCCGCCGCCTGGTCGAGGCCGAGGACCCGGCCTTCCGGCGCAACCGCAACTTCAAGCGCGACATGTTCAACATCGTGGTCGGCACCGCGTGGCAGACCGCCCTGGTGGCGCTGCCGATCTACTTCGTGCTGATGCGGTGGCAGGCGGTGGCGGTGACGGCGGCGATCGTCGCGGCGACGATGGTCATCCTCAAGAAGACCTGGTACGACCGGCTCGAAGACTGA
- a CDS encoding glycoside hydrolase family 27 protein: MTRALAALAVAILAVAPAAQAQKFEGLALTPPMGWNSWNHFACDISEETVRQTADAMVASGMRDAGYLYVNIDDCWHGERDADGFIGADPGRFPSGIKALADYVHSKGLKLGLYSDAGWKTCGGRPGSRGREFQDALTYARWGVDYLKYDWCSTEGLRAEGAYQTMAAALTAAGRPIVFSICEWGDNKPWEWAGDVGHLWRTTGDITACFDCEVDHGDWSSWGVLRILDLQEGLRAHAGPGHWNDPDMMEVGNGMSESEDRAHFSMWAMLAAPLIAGNDLRTMSETTRSILTNREVIAVDQDPLGIQGFRHSRDGDLEVWYRPLADEDWAVCVLNRGPAPRRIELDWHDETVSDELSGRQTLFNARLYRVRDLWTGKDLGTTRRVLDAEIGGHDVLMVRLARVLDADD, from the coding sequence ATGACGAGGGCATTGGCTGCGCTCGCGGTGGCCATCCTCGCCGTGGCACCGGCCGCACAAGCGCAGAAGTTCGAGGGCCTGGCCCTGACGCCGCCGATGGGCTGGAACAGCTGGAACCACTTCGCGTGCGACATCAGCGAGGAGACGGTGCGGCAGACCGCCGACGCCATGGTCGCCTCGGGGATGAGGGACGCCGGCTACCTCTACGTGAACATCGACGACTGCTGGCACGGCGAGCGCGACGCCGACGGCTTCATCGGGGCCGATCCCGGGCGCTTCCCCTCGGGGATCAAGGCGCTCGCCGACTACGTCCACTCCAAGGGGCTCAAGCTCGGCCTCTACTCCGACGCCGGCTGGAAGACCTGCGGCGGCCGGCCCGGCAGCCGCGGCCGCGAGTTCCAGGACGCCCTGACCTACGCCCGCTGGGGGGTCGACTACCTCAAGTACGACTGGTGCTCGACCGAGGGGCTCAGGGCCGAGGGCGCCTACCAGACCATGGCGGCGGCGCTCACGGCGGCCGGCCGGCCGATCGTGTTCTCGATCTGCGAGTGGGGCGACAACAAGCCGTGGGAGTGGGCCGGCGACGTCGGCCACCTGTGGCGGACCACCGGTGACATCACAGCCTGCTTCGACTGCGAGGTCGACCACGGCGACTGGTCGTCGTGGGGGGTGCTGCGGATCCTCGACTTGCAGGAGGGCCTGCGGGCCCACGCCGGCCCCGGCCACTGGAACGACCCCGACATGATGGAGGTCGGCAACGGGATGAGCGAGAGCGAGGACCGGGCCCACTTCTCGATGTGGGCGATGCTCGCCGCGCCGCTGATCGCCGGCAACGACCTGCGGACGATGTCCGAGACGACGCGGTCGATCCTCACCAACCGCGAGGTGATCGCCGTCGACCAGGACCCGCTCGGCATCCAGGGTTTCCGCCACTCCCGCGACGGCGACCTCGAGGTCTGGTACCGGCCGCTCGCTGACGAGGACTGGGCGGTGTGCGTGCTCAACCGCGGGCCCGCACCGCGGCGGATCGAGCTCGACTGGCACGACGAAACGGTGTCCGACGAGCTGTCGGGCCGGCAGACGCTCTTCAACGCCAGGCTGTACCGGGTGCGCGACCTGTGGACCGGCAAGGACCTCGGCACCACCCGCCGGGTCCTCGACGCAGAGATCGGGGGCCACGACGTGCTCATGGTGCGACTCGCCCGGGTGCTGGACGCGGACGACTGA
- a CDS encoding sialate O-acetylesterase — protein MRWTVTLIALIAISQPVAAELSASSLFGSHMVLQRDAVVPVWGTATPGSQITVAIAGHSVTAAADPAGRWRAELPALAVGGPHALLVSGDGARIELEDVLVGDVWVCSGQSNMEWTVADSMHAAQEIAAADDPGIRHFKVPKSWAEVPSDTLAGGAWETADPAHAGGFTAVGYFFARELRRHHAVPIGLLHTSWGGSRIEPWMSAAALGLPDTAVEGLLAAEAAQEKATLERVRARIGTLPESDHGLVDGRAVWAAPDLDDSGWLELDAARLWEEQGWEGMDGIGWYRSSFELSAEEAKAGVRLGLGPIDDCDTSWVNGHQVGRTEWAWNRARVYDVPPETLRAGRNVIAIRVEDGGGGGGLYGGADARFVEAGGVRRPLPDRWRFQIGWVNVNSESRKNQVPTVLYNKMVHPLLPFPVAGFLWYQGESNAGPGEAFEYRKLFANMIRQWRADWGRGDLPFLWVQLANFMAPVDEPGDSDWAMLRESQSAALALPRTGQAVAIDIGDAADIHPRNKQEVGRRLALAARKVAYGEKLVFSGPTYRSHEVKDGRVVIAFDHVGGGLAARGRSDGKLAEFAIAGADGRFVRAEARIDGDRVVVWSEQVAEPAAVRYAWADNPAGANLVNAEGLPASPFRSTPGGSGP, from the coding sequence ATGCGCTGGACAGTGACGCTGATCGCGTTGATCGCCATCTCGCAACCCGTTGCCGCCGAGCTTTCGGCGAGCAGCCTGTTCGGCAGCCACATGGTGCTGCAGCGCGACGCCGTGGTCCCGGTCTGGGGCACGGCGACGCCTGGATCACAGATCACGGTCGCGATCGCCGGCCACAGCGTCACTGCGGCTGCCGACCCGGCGGGGCGGTGGCGGGCCGAGCTCCCGGCGCTGGCGGTGGGCGGGCCGCACGCCCTGCTGGTCTCCGGCGACGGCGCCCGGATCGAGCTCGAGGACGTCCTGGTGGGCGACGTCTGGGTCTGCTCCGGCCAGTCCAACATGGAGTGGACGGTGGCCGACTCGATGCATGCAGCGCAGGAGATCGCGGCCGCCGATGATCCCGGCATCCGCCACTTCAAGGTGCCCAAGTCGTGGGCCGAGGTTCCTTCCGACACCCTCGCCGGCGGCGCCTGGGAGACGGCCGACCCGGCGCACGCCGGCGGCTTCACTGCGGTCGGCTACTTCTTCGCGCGTGAGCTGCGCCGCCACCACGCGGTGCCGATCGGCCTCCTCCATACCAGCTGGGGCGGCAGCCGCATCGAGCCCTGGATGAGCGCCGCCGCGCTCGGGCTGCCCGACACGGCGGTCGAGGGCCTGCTGGCCGCCGAGGCCGCGCAGGAGAAGGCAACGCTCGAGCGGGTCCGTGCCCGGATCGGCACGCTGCCGGAGAGCGACCACGGTCTGGTTGACGGGCGGGCGGTGTGGGCCGCGCCGGACCTCGACGACTCGGGATGGCTCGAGCTCGATGCGGCGAGGCTCTGGGAGGAACAGGGCTGGGAGGGGATGGACGGCATCGGTTGGTACCGGTCGAGCTTCGAGCTGTCGGCCGAGGAGGCGAAGGCTGGTGTCCGGCTCGGCCTCGGCCCCATCGACGACTGCGACACCAGCTGGGTCAACGGTCACCAGGTCGGCCGCACCGAGTGGGCCTGGAACCGGGCCCGGGTCTACGACGTGCCGCCGGAGACACTGCGCGCCGGCCGCAACGTGATCGCGATCCGGGTCGAGGACGGGGGCGGCGGCGGCGGCCTCTACGGCGGCGCCGACGCCCGCTTCGTGGAAGCCGGTGGAGTGCGGCGGCCGCTGCCTGACCGCTGGCGCTTCCAGATCGGGTGGGTGAACGTCAACAGCGAGTCGCGCAAGAACCAGGTGCCCACCGTGCTCTACAACAAGATGGTCCACCCGCTGCTGCCGTTCCCGGTCGCCGGCTTCCTCTGGTACCAGGGCGAGTCGAACGCCGGGCCGGGCGAGGCCTTCGAGTACCGGAAGCTCTTCGCCAACATGATCCGCCAGTGGCGCGCCGACTGGGGGCGCGGCGACCTGCCCTTCCTGTGGGTGCAGCTCGCCAACTTCATGGCGCCGGTCGACGAGCCCGGCGACAGCGACTGGGCGATGCTCCGCGAGTCGCAGTCGGCGGCCCTGGCTCTGCCCCGCACCGGCCAGGCGGTGGCGATCGACATCGGCGACGCCGCCGACATCCACCCTCGCAACAAGCAGGAGGTCGGCCGCCGGCTGGCGCTGGCCGCGCGCAAGGTGGCGTACGGCGAGAAGCTGGTGTTCTCCGGGCCCACCTACCGCAGCCACGAGGTGAAGGACGGCCGCGTCGTGATTGCCTTCGACCACGTCGGCGGCGGGCTCGCGGCGAGGGGCCGCAGCGACGGGAAGCTCGCCGAGTTCGCGATCGCCGGCGCGGACGGCCGCTTCGTCCGCGCCGAGGCGCGGATTGACGGCGACCGGGTCGTGGTCTGGAGCGAGCAGGTGGCGGAGCCGGCCGCGGTCCGCTACGCCTGGGCCGACAACCCGGCGGGAGCGAACCTGGTCAACGCCGAGGGCCTGCCGGCGTCGCCGTTCCGCTCGACGCCCGGGGGTAGCGGCCCCTGA